tgTGTTAAGAAGTTAGTGATGTTTAATAAAAGGTTAAGGATAGACGTAATCAGATCTACTCCCCCACCATATCCCAGCATTTTTCTACCCTGCAGCCCTACAGAAAGGCCATTTGGTGGAATTACAGCAGCAAAGGCAGaacaatttctgttttctgctttactgTTCTTGAAGTAGATTACACATTATGGTTGAGCCATTAGTCTTCCTACTTGAAACATCTTTTACTCATTATGTAACAACTAAGTAAAagttactgatttttaaaaatacaccttCAATCTGTACGAAGGGTTCTTTGTGTAACACAGCCCAGAGTGAAGTGAAATGCAGAGTTCCTGTTCCTTCCAGCCAACAGCTGTGGAGGTGTGTGGAGAACAGCAGTGTCCTGGTGTTCCCTGTTCACATCTTTTCAAaccccagcagagctgtttgTTCATCCTGTGATCAAAGGATGCTCCCTTGCATCTCTGGGTTCTTTCAGAGGCCTGGGCAATTCTCTTGTGTTCATAGGCTGAACACTCAGCATTCATAACTACACCAGTTGCTTCAGGGCAGAGCTCGCTGCATTCGTTATCGACAACAAGCAATGAGAATTGTCTCTCATTAATTCACTGGTGAACAgctcacagaatcccagaatcatttaggttggaaaagacctctaagatcatcaagccGAACCTGTGACTGATCACAGTTCACTCTGTgaaccagcccagagcactgagtgccacatccagtcattccttggacaccttccagtgcctgaccacacTTTCCATGGAGAAACTCCTCCTGATGACCAACCTGGACCTCCCCTGGTGCACCTTGAGGCCATGTCCTCtttctgggagaagagaccaaacccacctggctacaacctctgATTTACTCCTCAGGGCTTTACAAGCAGGAGAGGTGTCGGGGTGAGAAGCTGGCGTTGCTGAGAGGGTTGTTCTCACTCTGGTGCACACGATCCCCTGGGTTTGCTGCTGTTGTGGCAaccacagctgcagccctggaacTGGCACCACCAGCCCGTGTGGAGCTCGCCCACCAGACCTCCCACGTCCTCCCTGCTTCACCCGGTGCAGTTGGCATCTGGATGCCCTGTGCTTGTccagacacagctctgcctgtcaCACCCAATTCGTTCTGAACCACACCGACAGGCTTGTGCTCACAGGCAGAACTCCCTGCAGGTCCCGggctttaaatatttcaaaaataaatatccaTGAGTAATTTTGCATAAATAAGTAGTGCCAGTCGGTTTATGAGAGAGACCTTTCTTCCCTAGGCAAGTCTAcgaagtgttttaaaataaacacatccACCAGTTAGCAGAAAACTCTGCTATAAACTGACAACTAAGAGGTTGTTGCCAGTTCTTGCATTTGTCCCCAGGATAATACAGGCTGCTTTGCTTTAATTCTCAAGACTGCATGGCTTCAAGCTGGAAGCAAACAAGCATGAACTCAGCATGGCCACAGCCTGTAATCCTCAGACTTCACCTTTCTGCTGGCCAGGGGCTTGGGGAACCTCATAAATTCATGACTCTTCCACAGCATGTGTGTCTTAAGGAATCTGATTTAGAGGCTTATTCTCCAACGGTTTGCTGATTCATCACTTGTGATAGACAAggagaaatatgaaatatggCCCATGTGTACTGCTGTAACTCCACTGACATTGGACATCTATCATCAACTACCACTGGCATTCTACTCCTAAAGTATTCATATCCCATTATTGAATTCCTCACAATCTTTAAGTGTATTTCTCTTCCTCATAACAACTTTATGAGGTCAGGAAGAACTGTCACAGTCAGGGAAAGGAACAGAGAGGGTGTTCTGCTCTGGCCTTGCAGGGAAGACTGAGAAACCAAGCAGCTTCCTTCTCAAGCCATTGCCAGAACCCTGACCCAGTGCACTGCACTTCTTTCCATCTGCACCCTGTTTGTTtgctaataaaaattaattatcaaATGTCCCCCCCTTGAGGACATCTCAGCTGGCAAAATACAGTATTCAGTGTGGTGGTCTGCAGGTTGGAGCTGAAATAGTTTGGTATCTTTGTATTTCCTTATTAAGTGTTGCTCTTATTATCTGCACCACAACCTCCAGCAACTGCTTTATGAATTCATCTGAAGCTGAGTTTTATCCTTCAGAGCATCACACTTTATCTCAGGTCTTCATTTATATTCATCAGTGAGGACGGAAGtgaaatttagttttaattcaAAGGCTAATTTAGGTTTCAGTTTCAATATGATTAACACTCCACAATTACTACCATCAAAGTCAAGAATATGCATAAGCCTCTGCAGGATTGGGGCCAAAACATTTTCAAGTATCCACTTTTCtaatacattttatataaaGAATTATTCTTATCTATTATTTATGCAAAGGCCTTAACCAGATAAATCTTGACACAGCTAGGCCTCTCTCTCCATATAAttactcattttcttttcatctagTTTCTACTCTACCTTGTTATCTAATTCTTGGGTATAAGCAAAGTTCACTAACGGTAAATACAATTTACTCTCGGGAGCAGCAGGAATATTCAGCAATTTCCAAACCTAAGTTTTCAGGATAATGTGCAACAACTCCCAACAGGTAAGATCATCAACTGTATAATTTGGTAAAACAAACCATTAAAAAGTAATCAAcactaaataataaaaagttcTGCTAGATTATAAATTATTGCAACACATCCAGGAAAAGTActgttttttccattaaatGCCATCATTCAACTACAGCCAACAAAGAACAAAGTCCAGCTTGTCCACTCGGCCAAAGTGGAATCACCAAAACTTTAATACTATACCTCTGGCATGCAATATATACATAATTAAACAGTTAAAAAACACGTATAAGTGCAATATGCATAACGTTACGGCAGCCTTACTGTGGATTGTGTCTATCAGGATGTTCACAGCACCAGTCATAACATTGGCTAGCAAGAAAAACAGTAATTGATTTTTGTTAATAGCACTGATCAGGCATAGCTGTGACAGCTTGTCTTGCCTTCCCCCTGGCACGGCCTCCACTCCGTGCTTTTTCCCAGAATCTGGGGGCTGCACAACCTTCCAGCAACAGGGCACGCTGGACCCCTTGACCAGCAGCTTTGTGAACACCAAGGTGAGGTCGGTGAGCACAAaaaagcccagcagcagcaagcagtGGGCGAGCACCCAGGTGCAGAAGGGCAGGTTGGCCATGCGGCGGGACACGGGCTCCGTGAAcgcctggcacagctgcagcaacacCAACAACACCAGAACGGCCAGAGCCAGCCCCCTCAGGGCTTCCAGCCAGCTCCTGACAGAGCTCCTGcgctgcagcagccacagccccaccTGCACGCTCGCCAGGTAGATGGCCAGGTAGCCAAAGAGGGAGAGCAGCCCTTCCCGGTTGGCATCGAGGAAGCCGAGCCGGGAGCCCCTGCCGTCACTCCCGTGCAGGATGAACGTCTTCAGAGGGGTAGTGCTGAGGAGGAGCTGGTAAAGCACAGCCAGAGCTAGAGCCACAAGCCAAGCCTTATGTTTGGGGAATATGGCTAAAAGCAGAGATGCTGCAAGTCTCACCAATGCCAAGGTAAAGAAGAAGTTCCAGTGCAGCCCGTACTCCGAGGTGTGCTCGTGGTACTCGATGGATTTAACACTCAGCAGCCGCCCAACACCGAGGGAAATCAGCGGCCACACGGAAAACACctgcctggccaggctggagagcctgggctgtgccatgTGAGGCTTCTGTCGAACCTCGGGGCAAACGAGAGCGTTTCCAAAGATAAAGGCTCCCACCCCCAAATCCATGACTCCGGTGCCGTAGGTCTCGGTCTTGGCGTATCGCCGGGGATACTGCGGGAAATCCACGGCCAAAATGCTGATGGATGTCAGCACGTTGACATAAACACGGAACACAGTTATTGCTGGAATGCACTCGGGATCCAAGCATGCCTCCTGGAATTCTTTTACAATTTGCCCAAAGGGCGCTCTGGACTCCTGTTTTCTCTGGCTGTGTATTTTGAATAATATTCCGGTACATAAGGCAGCTAGGATAACTGGTATGAAAAAGATGACTGGAGACAAGACAGTGcaggagaagaggagaggagacacCAGCACCAGGAAGTCTAGCAGCAGGCTGTACTTCCTTGAGCTTACAGGTTTTCCATGGTGCAAGTAGTACAGGATCAGGAGGagccctctgcagagcaggcacagtGGAGGCAGGGACAAGCCTGCAGAAATTTCCAGCAAACTCGTTCCGTTTAGGTTGCTGATAAAGGCTTCCTTCAGCTGTTTTTGGGacattcttcttccttcctctgaaaacacaaaacGTGAACTTGAGGTAGCTTTGTAAAACGGATCTCAGAACTCTTTAAAAATGAATCAGTCCATTAAAACAACATTGATTTCGAAAGTTACTGAGTTACTTTTCAATTTAAAGAACACAGAGCAGCGCTGGAGCTGGCCTGGGAAGCCAAGGACAGGCACAAGCTTGAGGAACCTCCAGCACTTCACATCCTGCTGTGTCCCAACAAGATGCTTCATGTATTTTTGAGGGAGATCTCTAAACATCAAATACTCCACAGAATATTCACATGGTGAATAATCTTACTGCTCTGTAGAACACACTTTGCCATGTCCTCTACGGTGTAAATAGCACAGATATATAAAAAACGTGGCCCTAAAGAACTTGGTGCTGCCTGCTCAGTAcaaccagcagctgcagcccccaggTGCCTTTCTACTGCAACCCAAGCCCCGTTGGGGAGAACCACAGCAGGGATGCAAAAAACGTGAATTAATCACGGCTTCTGCTCATCCTCGGGGCGGAGCGGGAGCTTACCGGGACCGGGGAGGGGACGGACGgtgctgaggggacagaaccggcggggcccggggccgcctctgccgccctcacggccccggcccggcccgagcGGGGGAGAGTCGGGCCCGGTAAAGCCGGGCTGGGGTGGAACCGGACCCTGTAACACCGGGCCGATAAAGCCGGGCCGGTATGAAGCGCGGGTGGTAAAGTCGGGCCCGGTAAAGCCGGGCCGGGGTGAAGCCGGCCCGGTAAAGCCGGGCCGGGGTGAAACCGATGCCGGTAAGGCCAGGCCGGAGTGAAGCCTGGCCGCAATCCCCGCCCGCACTTTCGCCGCTTCCGCAGCGCCCAAGCCCCCGCCCCGGTTCCGCCTCCCCGGcccgcccgctccgctccgctcccggccccggctccgctCCGGCCCCGCTGCCGCCCGCGGTAAGTCCCGAGCCGGCCTTACCCTCTCGTCCTGCCCGGCATGGCCTCCGCCGGGCCCTGCCCGCCTCAGCCCCGGCAGCGCGGCCCTGAGGGGACACGGCGGCCCCGAGGGGACACCGCGGCCCTGAGGGGACACGGCGGCCCTGAGGGGACACGGCGGCTCTGAGGGGACACGGCGGCTCTGAGGGAACACCGCGGCTCTGAGGGGACACCGCGGCCCTGAGGGGACACGGCGGCCCTGAGGGGACACCGCGGCTCTGAGGGGACACGGCGGCTCTGAGGGGACACCGCGGCCCTGAGGGGACACGGCGGCTCTGAGGGGACACGGCGGCTCTGAGGGGACACCGCGGCTCTGAGGGGACACGGCGGCCCTGAGGGGACACCGCGGCTCTGAGGGGACACCGCGGCTCTGAGGGGACACGGCGGCCCTGAGGGGACACGGCGGCTCTGAGGGGACACGGCGGCCCTGAGGGGACACGGCGGCCCTGAGGGGACACCGCGGCCGCCGCAGCCGCCGTGGGGTCCGGCCCGGGAGCTGCCACGGCCCGCTTGtgtcccctgcctgtcccccgtgtccccagcctgtccccagtgtcccccccgATCCCCGGCACTAAAGGCTCTGCCGGGACAGCCGGATGGATCGGgcaggggtttgggggtggCTCCCAAGTGGTTTTTTCATGCCGGGGTAAGAACGGAATTAGGGATGGAATGGGAGTAACAATGGAAGAGGAAGACGAACGGAATAGAGTAGaattagaatagaatagaattaAACCAGCATTAGGGCAGAGTATAATAGAGCAAAATTAGAATAGAATATAGTGGAACAAAATTAGAATATAATATAGAATTAGAATAGGAAAGGAATGGAAGTAATGGCAGCTTGGGCTGCAGGAAGGACGGAATTCTTCCTGGTTGTGTGATTGGAACCTCCGCATTTATCACAGAAATTCAAAGAGCCTGACTCACCTTGGGTTGGCTCCCAGagattttcagaggaaacaggAAGGGGACAACACAAAGTTCTCCCGAGTCATTCGCCTTCCCAAGGCTCTGGCTTCTCTGGCACTGTCAGACCCTCAGATCTGTTTTGTTTCTCCAAAGAGGAGGAATTTAACAAGTAATTGCAGTTTCTCGCCAAGAAAACTTGCTTTATTAAAGAGCAGCAAAGCATTCTATTCCTGATGGAAGGGAAGATCCATGATTCCCTCAAAAAATGCTTGATTCGCAGGGGCAGCAGAACAGGACCATCACTTTGGGTGGCATTTCCAGCTCCAGTGTTACACTGGGATCAGTAATTCTGTCTGAATTCTTTGGAATCTGCTTGTGGAACCCTCTGGAGATTGACATGACCGGAGTTATTTTTATCTgaatgcctttttattttctttatttaagaATTCTCCAGTGTGATTTGAATGAAGTACCCCCAAGTAAAGGCCCTCTCCAGTGTTCCCGTCCACAGGTCTGGACAAGATGCCAAAGcaggtaaaaagaaaagcaggaattgtGTGTGTTAATTAAATGTTACTGCCAGGAGAGAATGTTTGGCTTATTTCCATGCAGTCAAGATTAGGCAACTACTAATGAATATTCACCCCTGCTTCATGAATTGACTGGACATATTTATTGTGGGTTTGAGCTGTGTTAGAGACACCAGGCAGTGATTTTTGTGGTGCCCTGGGCTCTAACAGGGTAGGTGTTATTGCAGCAAGCACACCCTGAAGGTGTTTGTTCAGGAAGATGAATGGACACAAGAGttgggatttattttcaaatattcttttaCTTTTGCCTAACAATCATCATCTCAACTGAAGTGATGCTGAGCAGGGCAGCAAAGCCAAGCTCTCCCTCAGGCCTTGCAGTCTCACACGGATTTACCTTGCCTGGTGTAATACAGAAACACAGGGAGGCACGGGGAGAAAGGGGAATTGGCAGGAATTCCTCAGGTCCATGGAGTGTTTCCTAATGGTGGTGTCTGTTCTCTGACAGCAGCAAGCTGCTTAATGCTTATTCAGAGGAGAATAACAGAAATCACTTGGATGGCAATGCTTTACTGCAGTGctaagcttttgtttttttcccttactgTCTAAAATTCTGTATTACTGGAAATGAACTACTTATGCTGTCTGCAAAAGATAAAAATGCTCCTAAATGACTACACTAttgtagctttttctttttttttttttttttaggaactGGGGTTTGCAGTGCATTTCCCCCGTATTAATGAGCTCAGCTCACATAGTGGGAATGCTGCTAACTAAATTTAGCATTTTCTGTATAAACAAGGTGATGCTGTTCATTGGTTAACTTGTGGTACAGGTGAATAGATAGTTTGGAGAACTTTCTGTCAAAGAGAAGCAGATCAGAAGAGGAGTGTATAGAA
The sequence above is drawn from the Cinclus cinclus chromosome 22, bCinCin1.1, whole genome shotgun sequence genome and encodes:
- the PIGW gene encoding phosphatidylinositol-glycan biosynthesis class W protein translates to MSQKQLKEAFISNLNGTSLLEISAGLSLPPLCLLCRGLLLILYYLHHGKPVSSRKYSLLLDFLVLVSPLLFSCTVLSPVIFFIPVILAALCTGILFKIHSQRKQESRAPFGQIVKEFQEACLDPECIPAITVFRVYVNVLTSISILAVDFPQYPRRYAKTETYGTGVMDLGVGAFIFGNALVCPEVRQKPHMAQPRLSSLARQVFSVWPLISLGVGRLLSVKSIEYHEHTSEYGLHWNFFFTLALVRLAASLLLAIFPKHKAWLVALALAVLYQLLLSTTPLKTFILHGSDGRGSRLGFLDANREGLLSLFGYLAIYLASVQVGLWLLQRRSSVRSWLEALRGLALAVLVLLVLLQLCQAFTEPVSRRMANLPFCTWVLAHCLLLLGFFVLTDLTLVFTKLLVKGSSVPCCWKVVQPPDSGKKHGVEAVPGGRQDKLSQLCLISAINKNQLLFFLLANVMTGAVNILIDTIHSKAAVTLCILHLYVFFNCLIMYILHARGIVLKFW